A portion of the Streptomyces coeruleoprunus genome contains these proteins:
- a CDS encoding glycine betaine/L-proline ABC transporter ATP-binding protein, with product MSSTHETTGVKTETTSAEAGTAPVFSVEGLWKVFGPGADRVPEAADLAALEPAALRERTGCTAAVRDVSFDVRRGEVFVVMGLSGSGKSTLVRCLTRLIEPTAGSIAIDGEDITAMDKARLRELRRHRAAMVFQHFGLLPHRTVLDNVAYGLEIQGVAKAERRERAAAFVAKVGLEGLEDRRPGQLSGGQQQRVGLARALAVDPEVLLFDEPFSALDPLIRRDMQEEVVRLHREEGRTMVFITHDLSEALRLGDRIALMRDGRVVQLGTPEEIVGSPADDYVRDFVRDVPREQVMTVRTAMRPLRDGDADSGPAVAPGATVSEAIEAVARSGGPVRVVDAGRCVGVVDHEGLLSVVAGVGAGKAAA from the coding sequence ATGAGCAGTACCCACGAGACCACCGGTGTGAAGACCGAGACCACCTCCGCCGAGGCCGGGACCGCTCCCGTCTTCTCCGTCGAGGGCCTGTGGAAGGTCTTCGGCCCCGGCGCCGACCGCGTCCCCGAGGCCGCGGACCTGGCCGCGCTGGAGCCCGCCGCGCTGCGTGAGCGCACGGGCTGCACCGCCGCCGTCCGGGACGTCTCCTTCGACGTCCGCCGCGGCGAGGTCTTCGTCGTCATGGGCCTGTCCGGCTCCGGCAAGTCGACCCTCGTGCGCTGCCTGACCCGGCTCATCGAGCCGACCGCCGGCTCGATCGCCATCGACGGCGAGGACATCACGGCCATGGACAAGGCCCGGCTGCGGGAACTGCGCCGCCACCGCGCCGCCATGGTGTTCCAGCACTTCGGCCTCCTGCCGCACCGCACGGTCCTCGACAACGTGGCGTACGGGCTGGAGATCCAGGGCGTCGCCAAGGCGGAACGCCGTGAGAGGGCCGCCGCGTTCGTCGCCAAGGTCGGCCTGGAGGGCCTGGAGGACCGCAGGCCCGGCCAGCTCTCCGGCGGCCAGCAGCAGCGCGTCGGCCTGGCCCGCGCCCTCGCCGTCGACCCCGAGGTGCTGCTGTTCGACGAGCCGTTCAGCGCGCTCGACCCGCTCATCCGCCGCGACATGCAGGAGGAGGTCGTCCGCCTGCACCGCGAGGAGGGCCGCACCATGGTCTTCATCACCCACGACCTCAGCGAGGCGCTGCGCCTCGGCGACCGGATCGCCCTCATGCGCGACGGCCGCGTCGTCCAGCTCGGCACGCCCGAGGAGATCGTCGGCTCGCCCGCCGACGACTACGTACGCGACTTCGTCCGGGACGTGCCGCGCGAGCAGGTCATGACCGTACGGACCGCCATGCGGCCGCTGCGCGACGGCGACGCCGACTCCGGGCCCGCCGTCGCCCCGGGAGCCACCGTCTCCGAGGCCATCGAGGCCGTCGCCCGCAGCGGCGGCCCCGTACGGGTCGTGGACGCCGGCCGCTGCGTGGGCGTGGTCGACCACGAGGGACTGTTGTCGGTCGTCGCCGGGGTCGGCGCGGGGAAGGCGGCGGCATGA
- a CDS encoding XRE family transcriptional regulator translates to MPRWKALPDELDPQVREFAGQLRRLVDRSGLSIAAVADRTGYSKTSWERYLNGRLLAPKGAVLALAEVTGTNTVHLTTMWELAERAWSRAEMRHDRTMEAIRIAQARAALGDTGATPVAAGPAGPAPYAVIPPDGGPNGPGYRGPALPPQAQPQPVTAPVPAQSPAAGKAKAKAKAERKSKAKARAGAPAPARPKDQQGSRPVVMFLAGAVGALLVIAAAFLLTDLGGKQAGHRAGGTTAARSPSPSPTPSTPQSLPPGVKCAGASCTGQDPERMGCGGQYARTVSSAVVGAAHVEVRYSETCGAAWARITRAVPGDSVRVTVGGTTQDGTVRNDDDAYTPMVAAKGGAGAKACATLKTGAQGCTAG, encoded by the coding sequence ATGCCGCGTTGGAAGGCGCTGCCGGACGAGCTGGACCCGCAGGTCAGGGAGTTCGCCGGGCAGCTGCGCAGGCTCGTCGACCGCAGCGGACTGAGCATCGCCGCGGTGGCGGACCGTACGGGCTACAGCAAGACGTCGTGGGAGCGCTACCTGAACGGCCGTCTGCTCGCACCCAAGGGCGCGGTCCTGGCGCTGGCGGAGGTCACCGGGACGAACACGGTGCACCTGACGACCATGTGGGAGCTGGCCGAACGGGCGTGGAGCCGCGCGGAGATGCGCCACGACCGGACGATGGAGGCGATCCGCATCGCCCAGGCCCGCGCGGCGCTGGGCGACACCGGCGCCACGCCGGTGGCCGCCGGCCCCGCCGGCCCGGCCCCGTACGCGGTGATACCGCCGGACGGCGGCCCGAACGGCCCCGGTTACCGCGGTCCCGCGCTGCCGCCCCAGGCCCAGCCCCAGCCCGTGACCGCGCCCGTCCCGGCCCAGTCACCCGCCGCCGGAAAGGCCAAGGCCAAGGCCAAGGCCGAGCGGAAGTCCAAGGCGAAGGCGCGGGCCGGCGCCCCCGCCCCGGCCCGGCCGAAGGACCAGCAGGGCAGCCGCCCCGTCGTGATGTTCCTGGCGGGCGCCGTCGGCGCGCTCCTGGTCATCGCCGCGGCCTTCCTCCTCACCGACCTCGGCGGCAAGCAGGCCGGCCACCGCGCGGGCGGCACCACCGCGGCGCGGTCCCCGTCGCCGTCGCCCACGCCGAGCACCCCGCAGTCGCTGCCGCCGGGCGTCAAGTGCGCGGGGGCGTCCTGCACGGGCCAGGACCCGGAGCGGATGGGCTGCGGCGGCCAGTACGCAAGGACGGTGTCCTCGGCGGTGGTGGGCGCCGCGCACGTGGAGGTCCGCTACAGCGAGACGTGCGGCGCCGCGTGGGCCCGTATCACCCGGGCGGTGCCCGGCGACTCCGTACGGGTCACGGTCGGCGGGACGACGCAGGACGGGACGGTACGGAACGACGACGACGCCTACACGCCGATGGTGGCCGCGAAGGGCGGCGCGGGGGCCAAGGCCTGCGCCACCCTCAAGACCGGGGCGCAGGGCTGCACCGCGGGCTGA
- a CDS encoding malate dehydrogenase, with the protein MTRTPVNVTVTGAAGQIGYALLFRIASGHLLGADVPVKLRLLEIPQGLKAAEGTAMELDDCAFPLLRGIEITDDPNVAFDGANVALLVGARPRTKGMERGDLLEANGGIFKPQGKAINDHAADDIKVLVVGNPANTNALIAQAAAPDVPAERFTAMTRLDHNRALSQLAKKTGAQVSDIKRLTIWGNHSATQYPDIFHATIGGKSAAEVVNDEKWLAEDFIPTVAKRGAAIIEARGASSAASAANAAIDHVHTWVNGTAEGDWTSMAIPSDGSYGVPEGLISSFPVTCKDGKYEIVQGLDVNEFSRSRIDASVQELAEERDAVRGLGLI; encoded by the coding sequence ATGACCCGCACTCCCGTGAATGTCACCGTGACCGGCGCGGCCGGCCAGATCGGTTACGCGCTGCTCTTCCGCATCGCCTCCGGCCACCTGCTCGGCGCGGACGTGCCGGTCAAGCTCCGTCTGCTGGAGATCCCGCAGGGGCTGAAGGCCGCCGAGGGCACCGCCATGGAGCTCGACGACTGTGCCTTCCCGCTGCTGCGCGGCATCGAGATCACCGACGACCCGAACGTCGCCTTCGACGGCGCCAACGTGGCCCTGCTTGTGGGCGCCCGCCCGCGCACGAAGGGCATGGAGCGCGGCGACCTGCTGGAGGCCAACGGCGGCATCTTCAAGCCGCAGGGCAAGGCCATCAACGACCACGCCGCGGACGACATCAAGGTCCTCGTCGTCGGCAACCCGGCCAACACCAACGCGCTCATCGCGCAGGCCGCCGCCCCGGACGTACCGGCCGAGCGCTTCACCGCGATGACCCGCCTCGACCACAACCGCGCGCTGTCGCAGCTCGCGAAGAAGACCGGCGCCCAGGTCTCCGACATCAAGCGCCTGACGATCTGGGGCAACCACTCGGCGACCCAGTACCCGGACATCTTCCACGCCACCATCGGCGGCAAGAGCGCCGCCGAGGTCGTCAACGACGAGAAGTGGCTGGCCGAGGACTTCATCCCGACCGTCGCCAAGCGCGGCGCGGCCATCATCGAGGCCCGTGGCGCCTCCTCCGCCGCCTCCGCCGCGAACGCCGCGATCGACCACGTCCACACGTGGGTGAACGGCACCGCCGAGGGCGACTGGACCTCCATGGCCATCCCGTCCGACGGCTCCTACGGCGTCCCGGAGGGCCTGATCTCCTCCTTCCCGGTGACCTGCAAGGACGGCAAGTACGAGATCGTCCAGGGCCTGGACGTCAACGAGTTCTCCCGCTCCCGCATCGACGCGTCGGTGCAGGAGCTGGCGGAGGAGCGCGACGCCGTCCGCGGCCTCGGCCTCATCTGA
- a CDS encoding aldehyde dehydrogenase family protein — translation MSEHDKQTIHVAGEWRSATSGATRDILDPADATAFAVVAEGGAEDVDAAIAAARTAFDGAQGEWPRTPVAERAALLRRVADLLQRDRETLALLESRDAGKTLEEGRVDVDCVTDAFRYFADLVVHESGGRVVDAGTPDVHSVVVHEPVGVCALITPWNYPLLQASWKIAPALAAGNTFVVKPSEITPLSTVALIRLLTEAGLPAGVANLVTGPGDPVGARMAEHPDVDLVSFTGGVASGTKVMRAAAGTVKKVALELGGKNPNVVFADACTTDEGFDTAVDQALNAAFIHSGQVCSAGSRLIVEESLRERFVAELARRAERIRLGRGTEPGVECGPLVSAQQLARTEDYVASALAEGAVLRAGGERPDGPGWFYRPTVLDRCHRSMRVVREEVFGPVLTVETFRTEDEAVALANDTEYGLAGAVWSADPGRARRVAGRLRHGTVWINDFHPYLPQAEWGGFGRSGIGRELGPSGLAEYRETKHVYQNLAPRPVRWFAG, via the coding sequence GTGTCGGAACACGACAAACAGACCATCCACGTGGCCGGGGAGTGGCGCAGCGCCACCTCCGGAGCCACCCGAGACATCCTCGACCCCGCCGACGCCACGGCCTTCGCCGTCGTGGCCGAAGGCGGGGCCGAGGACGTCGACGCCGCGATCGCCGCCGCCCGCACGGCCTTCGACGGGGCGCAGGGGGAGTGGCCCCGCACCCCGGTCGCCGAACGGGCGGCGCTGCTGCGCCGGGTCGCCGACCTGCTCCAGCGCGACCGCGAGACGCTCGCCCTGCTGGAGAGCCGCGACGCGGGCAAGACCCTGGAAGAGGGCCGCGTCGACGTCGACTGCGTCACCGACGCCTTCCGCTACTTCGCCGACCTCGTCGTCCACGAGAGCGGCGGCCGGGTCGTCGACGCCGGAACGCCGGACGTCCACAGCGTGGTCGTCCACGAACCCGTCGGCGTCTGCGCCCTCATCACGCCCTGGAACTACCCGCTGCTGCAGGCCAGCTGGAAGATCGCCCCGGCCCTCGCCGCGGGCAACACCTTCGTCGTCAAGCCGAGCGAGATCACCCCGCTCTCCACGGTCGCCCTGATCCGGCTCCTCACCGAGGCCGGACTCCCCGCCGGAGTCGCCAATCTCGTCACCGGCCCCGGCGACCCCGTCGGCGCCCGCATGGCCGAGCACCCCGACGTCGACCTGGTCTCCTTCACCGGCGGCGTCGCCAGCGGTACGAAGGTGATGCGCGCCGCCGCCGGCACCGTCAAGAAGGTCGCCCTCGAACTCGGCGGCAAGAACCCCAACGTGGTCTTCGCCGACGCCTGCACCACCGACGAGGGCTTCGACACCGCCGTCGACCAGGCCCTCAACGCCGCGTTCATCCACAGCGGCCAGGTCTGCTCCGCCGGCTCCCGCCTCATCGTCGAGGAGTCCCTGCGCGAGCGGTTCGTCGCCGAACTCGCCCGCCGCGCCGAGAGGATCCGCCTGGGCCGCGGCACCGAACCCGGCGTCGAGTGCGGCCCCCTCGTCTCCGCGCAGCAGCTCGCCCGTACCGAGGACTACGTCGCCTCCGCCCTCGCCGAGGGCGCCGTGCTGCGCGCCGGCGGCGAACGCCCCGACGGGCCCGGCTGGTTCTACCGGCCCACCGTCCTCGACCGCTGCCACCGCTCCATGCGCGTGGTCCGCGAGGAGGTCTTCGGCCCGGTCCTCACCGTCGAGACGTTCCGCACCGAGGACGAGGCCGTCGCCCTCGCCAACGACACCGAGTACGGGCTCGCCGGCGCCGTGTGGTCCGCCGACCCCGGCCGCGCCCGCCGCGTCGCCGGCCGGCTGCGCCACGGCACCGTCTGGATCAACGACTTCCACCCCTACCTGCCGCAGGCGGAGTGGGGCGGCTTCGGCAGGAGCGGCATCGGCCGCGAACTGGGCCCGTCCGGGCTCGCCGAGTACCGCGAGACCAAGCACGTCTACCAGAACCTCGCCCCGCGCCCCGTGCGCTGGTTCGCCGGCTGA
- a CDS encoding acyltransferase, with amino-acid sequence MRSSDSDRVYLARVDHLRAAAAVLVVLYHGCQLLGARIEGRALTDAAQRQHSTNPAATLVLEGHTAVALFMVLSGFIFTVGAHGRPIRYGRFVTNRLLRVYPLYLVIAVLGLATQVALPSFEHLLAVLTFTTPGQPYGGVFWTLSVELQFYLLFPLLNRLLGERGPGALLRLLGAIALLRLLVWLSSPAPEPHTSALYLGLAGRIDQFLLGMLAAWCYLRHRERLRAGWLPPAALALALGALWGFHQLRGFMSDSPLKLVWSTLEGAVWAVFVAVYVAGARDRGGAVSRAAARLGEVSYSVYLTHFMVLTVLCEDARLVGALPSLPPVWAAFALSALVALPVTVGLSFLTYHAVELPFLRLRRPYLGSSPTGAGNATPPAARGEPGAVVRS; translated from the coding sequence ATGCGCAGCAGCGACAGCGACCGCGTCTACCTCGCCCGCGTCGACCACCTGCGCGCCGCCGCCGCCGTGCTGGTGGTCCTGTACCACGGCTGCCAGCTGCTCGGCGCGCGGATCGAGGGCCGCGCCCTCACCGACGCCGCCCAGCGGCAGCACTCCACCAACCCGGCCGCCACGCTCGTCCTCGAAGGCCACACGGCCGTCGCGCTGTTCATGGTCCTGTCGGGGTTCATCTTCACGGTCGGCGCCCACGGCAGGCCCATCCGGTACGGACGGTTCGTCACCAACCGGCTCCTGCGGGTCTATCCGCTGTACCTGGTCATCGCCGTGCTGGGCCTCGCGACCCAGGTGGCCCTGCCGTCCTTCGAGCACCTGCTGGCCGTCCTGACCTTCACGACGCCCGGCCAGCCGTACGGAGGCGTCTTCTGGACGCTCAGCGTCGAGCTGCAGTTCTACCTGCTCTTCCCGCTGCTCAACCGGCTGCTGGGCGAGCGCGGCCCCGGCGCCCTGCTGCGGCTGCTCGGCGCGATCGCGCTGCTGCGCCTCCTCGTCTGGCTCAGCAGCCCGGCGCCCGAGCCGCACACGTCCGCGCTCTACCTGGGGCTCGCGGGCCGCATCGACCAGTTCCTGCTCGGCATGCTGGCCGCCTGGTGCTACCTGCGCCACCGCGAACGGCTGCGCGCCGGGTGGCTGCCGCCCGCCGCCCTCGCATTGGCGCTGGGCGCCCTGTGGGGCTTCCACCAGCTCCGGGGCTTCATGTCCGACAGCCCGCTGAAGCTGGTGTGGAGCACCCTGGAGGGCGCGGTGTGGGCGGTGTTCGTCGCCGTGTACGTGGCGGGGGCGCGGGACCGGGGCGGGGCCGTGTCCCGGGCCGCGGCCCGGCTCGGCGAGGTCAGCTACTCCGTCTACCTCACGCACTTCATGGTGCTGACGGTGCTGTGCGAGGACGCCCGGCTGGTGGGCGCGCTGCCCTCGCTGCCGCCCGTGTGGGCGGCGTTCGCGCTGAGCGCCCTGGTGGCGCTGCCGGTCACGGTGGGGCTGTCGTTCCTCACGTACCACGCCGTGGAGCTGCCGTTCCTGCGGCTGCGCCGGCCCTACTTGGGGAGCTCGCCGACGGGGGCGGGGAACGCGACGCCCCCGGCCGCGCGAGGCGAGCCGGGGGCGGTGGTGCGTTCCTGA
- a CDS encoding GMC family oxidoreductase has translation MNTPTPHPIQDTDTVYDYVVVGGGTAGSVIAHRLTTDPGVTVAVIEGGPSDRDRPDVLTLRRWMGLLGGDLDYDYPTTPQPRGNSHIRHSRARVLGGCSSHNTLISFKPLPSDWDEWAEAGAEGWHAAAMDPYYDRLLNNIVPVDEKDRNAIARDFVDAAQAALGVPRVEGFNRKPFHEGVGFFDLAYHPEDNKRSSASVAYLHPVMDERPNLHLLLETWAYRLELDGTRARGVHVRRADGTEELIEARREVIVCAGAVDTPRLLLHSGIGPKSDLEALGIPVVHDLPGVGENLLDHPESVIVWETHGPIPDNSAMDSDAGLFVRRDPEVPYPDLMFHFYQVPFTDNPERLGYERPAHGVSMTPNIPKPRSRGRLHLTSADPSVKPALDFRYFTDEDDYDARTLVDGIRLAREIAKAEPLAGWLKREVCPGPEVTGDEELSAYARRVAHTVYHPAGTCRMGAADDELAVVAPDLRVRGLDGIRIADASVFPTMTAVNPMVAVLMVGEKAADLLEGETR, from the coding sequence ATGAACACCCCCACCCCCCACCCGATCCAGGACACCGACACCGTGTACGACTACGTCGTCGTCGGCGGCGGCACCGCCGGCTCCGTCATCGCCCACCGCCTCACCACCGACCCCGGCGTCACCGTCGCCGTCATCGAGGGCGGCCCCAGCGACCGCGACCGCCCCGACGTGCTCACCCTGCGCCGCTGGATGGGCCTCCTCGGCGGCGACCTCGACTACGACTACCCCACCACCCCGCAGCCGCGCGGCAACTCGCACATCCGGCACAGCCGCGCCCGCGTGCTCGGCGGCTGCTCCTCCCACAACACCCTGATCTCCTTCAAGCCGCTGCCGTCCGACTGGGACGAGTGGGCCGAGGCCGGGGCCGAGGGCTGGCACGCCGCCGCCATGGACCCGTACTACGACAGGCTCCTCAACAACATCGTCCCGGTCGACGAGAAGGACCGGAACGCCATCGCCCGCGATTTCGTCGACGCCGCGCAAGCCGCGCTCGGTGTGCCCCGCGTCGAGGGCTTCAACCGCAAGCCCTTCCACGAGGGCGTCGGCTTCTTCGACCTCGCCTACCACCCCGAGGACAACAAGCGCTCCTCCGCCTCCGTCGCCTACCTCCACCCGGTGATGGACGAGCGCCCCAACCTCCACCTGCTGCTGGAGACCTGGGCGTACCGGCTGGAGCTCGACGGCACCCGGGCCCGCGGCGTCCACGTCCGCCGCGCCGACGGCACCGAGGAGCTGATCGAGGCGCGCCGCGAGGTGATCGTCTGCGCGGGCGCCGTCGACACGCCCCGGCTGCTGCTGCACTCCGGCATCGGCCCCAAGAGCGACCTGGAGGCCCTCGGCATCCCCGTCGTCCACGACCTGCCGGGCGTCGGCGAGAACCTGCTCGACCACCCCGAGTCGGTGATCGTCTGGGAGACCCACGGGCCCATCCCGGACAACTCGGCGATGGACAGCGACGCCGGCCTGTTCGTCCGCCGCGACCCCGAAGTCCCCTACCCCGACCTGATGTTCCACTTCTACCAGGTGCCGTTCACGGACAACCCGGAGCGGCTGGGCTACGAGCGGCCCGCGCACGGCGTGTCGATGACGCCGAACATCCCCAAGCCGCGCAGCCGCGGCCGGCTCCACCTGACCAGCGCCGACCCGTCCGTGAAGCCCGCCCTCGACTTCCGCTACTTCACGGACGAGGACGACTACGACGCGCGCACCCTCGTCGACGGCATCCGTCTGGCCCGCGAGATCGCCAAGGCCGAGCCGCTGGCCGGCTGGCTCAAGCGGGAGGTCTGCCCCGGCCCCGAGGTCACCGGCGACGAGGAGCTGAGCGCGTACGCCCGCCGCGTCGCCCACACCGTGTACCACCCGGCCGGCACCTGCCGCATGGGCGCCGCCGACGACGAACTGGCCGTCGTGGCACCCGACCTGAGGGTGCGCGGCTTGGACGGCATACGGATCGCCGACGCGTCGGTGTTCCCGACCATGACGGCCGTGAACCCGATGGTGGCCGTGCTCATGGTCGGGGAGAAGGCCGCGGACCTGCTGGAAGGTGAGACCCGATGA
- a CDS encoding helix-turn-helix domain-containing protein produces the protein MRDGGGAAECVRLASELRRLRERSGLSLAALATRTAYSKSSWERYLNGKKPVPRRAVEALCALVGEPPGRLLALWELADAEWSGRAHAPRPAPPGPASGPTARSGPGRTPAPAAVRHRRTRPTAVVLVLVSLGVLVGAALFAVLALLPGKGGEPVREPLLRNPGCSGRTCEGKDPLAMGCGGAGMVTTLATRTAEGGRRLELRHAELCGTIWVRTTGLRAGDTVELTLPDGRRRRIDVDGPGDTGRYLVTTMAAADLPADGVRVCLHVARAGPRPDCFSPA, from the coding sequence GTGAGGGACGGCGGCGGGGCCGCCGAGTGCGTACGGCTGGCCTCGGAGCTGCGGCGGCTGCGGGAGCGGTCCGGGCTGAGCCTGGCCGCGCTGGCCACCCGCACCGCGTACAGCAAGTCGTCCTGGGAGCGGTACCTCAACGGCAAGAAGCCCGTGCCGCGCCGCGCCGTTGAGGCACTGTGCGCGCTCGTGGGCGAGCCTCCGGGACGGCTGCTGGCCCTGTGGGAGCTGGCCGACGCGGAGTGGAGCGGCCGCGCCCACGCGCCGAGGCCCGCGCCGCCCGGCCCGGCGTCGGGCCCGACCGCCCGGTCCGGACCCGGGAGGACCCCCGCGCCCGCAGCCGTACGGCACCGGCGGACGCGGCCCACCGCTGTCGTGCTGGTCCTGGTGTCGCTCGGGGTTCTCGTGGGCGCGGCGCTCTTCGCCGTGCTGGCGCTCCTGCCCGGCAAGGGCGGAGAGCCGGTCCGCGAGCCGTTGCTCCGCAACCCGGGCTGCTCGGGGCGGACCTGCGAGGGCAAGGACCCGCTGGCCATGGGGTGCGGCGGGGCCGGGATGGTGACCACGCTCGCCACGCGTACCGCGGAGGGCGGCCGGCGCCTGGAGCTGCGCCACGCGGAGCTGTGCGGCACGATCTGGGTGCGCACGACCGGGCTCCGGGCGGGCGACACGGTCGAGTTGACGCTGCCGGACGGGCGCAGGCGCCGGATCGACGTGGACGGCCCGGGCGACACCGGGCGGTATCTGGTCACCACGATGGCCGCCGCCGACCTCCCGGCGGACGGCGTCCGCGTCTGTCTGCACGTCGCGCGGGCCGGGCCGCGCCCGGACTGCTTCAGCCCGGCATAG
- a CDS encoding ABC transporter permease subunit, which yields MTAAVTTPTPPSPTPPTSPSSSTPAPAAAPATVRPARLLRPLGVVALLLVLVAGALLAEGGWPAAFTVDLSEPLGAAGDWIIDNRDGHPLFLYFFGHVSNAVVLSVRAVYLVLLGAGWAGVTAAAGLVAWRVAGIRPAVTAVVALAVCGLLGMWVPTMQTLALMVVAVVASVALGGLLGLAAGLSDRTYRALRPVLDTMQVLPAFAYLLPVVLVFGIGVPAAVLATVVYAAPPMARLTALGLRGADKGVLEASASLGATAPQRLLTARLPLAREQLLLGVNQAIMMALSMAVIASVIGAAGLGDRVYQALASVDVGAALAAGLPIVLLAVVLDRTVSGAGARAARGGLLRGARGWVVALAVTLLVALTGRLAGRTLWPEAWHVDITAPVNRAVEWMTAHLYSGVPVVGGTADWAGRFTTWVLDPVRAGLQALPWWGVLLLVGVLALAVGTWRTALTAVLAMAAIGGLGVWDASLDTLSQVLAAVAVTLALGFAVAVAAARSARVERLLRPVLDVFQTLPQFVYLIPVVALFGVGRAPAVAAAVVYALPAVVRITTQGLRGVDPVALESARSLGATGLQQLRQVQLPLARPALLLAVNQGVVLVLAVVIIGGLVGGGALGYEVVYGLAQGDLATGLVAGAAIVCLGLVLDRVTQPTERRTAGKGA from the coding sequence ATGACCGCGGCCGTCACCACCCCCACGCCCCCGTCCCCGACCCCGCCCACGTCCCCGTCGTCGTCCACGCCCGCGCCGGCCGCCGCGCCCGCCACCGTGCGCCCGGCCCGCCTGCTGCGGCCGCTCGGCGTCGTCGCGCTGCTGCTGGTCCTGGTGGCCGGCGCGCTCCTCGCCGAGGGCGGCTGGCCCGCGGCGTTCACCGTCGACCTGTCGGAGCCGCTGGGCGCCGCCGGCGACTGGATCATCGACAACCGGGACGGCCACCCGCTGTTCCTGTACTTCTTCGGCCACGTCAGCAACGCCGTCGTGCTGTCGGTCCGCGCCGTCTACCTGGTTCTCCTGGGCGCCGGCTGGGCGGGCGTCACCGCGGCCGCCGGCCTGGTCGCCTGGCGCGTCGCCGGGATCCGGCCCGCGGTCACCGCCGTCGTCGCGCTCGCCGTGTGCGGGCTGCTCGGCATGTGGGTGCCGACCATGCAGACGCTCGCGCTCATGGTGGTCGCCGTCGTGGCGTCCGTCGCGCTCGGCGGCCTGCTCGGCCTCGCCGCGGGCCTGTCGGACCGTACGTACCGGGCGCTGCGGCCGGTGCTCGACACCATGCAGGTGCTGCCCGCGTTCGCGTACCTGCTGCCCGTGGTGCTGGTCTTCGGCATCGGCGTGCCCGCGGCGGTCCTCGCGACCGTCGTGTACGCGGCCCCGCCCATGGCCCGGCTCACCGCGCTCGGCCTGCGCGGCGCCGACAAGGGCGTCCTGGAGGCGTCCGCCTCGCTGGGCGCCACCGCACCGCAGCGGCTTCTGACGGCCCGCCTGCCGCTGGCGCGCGAGCAGCTGCTGCTGGGCGTCAACCAGGCCATCATGATGGCGCTGTCCATGGCGGTCATCGCCTCCGTGATCGGCGCCGCCGGCCTCGGCGACCGCGTCTACCAGGCGCTCGCCTCCGTCGACGTGGGCGCGGCCCTCGCGGCGGGCCTGCCGATCGTGCTCCTCGCGGTCGTCCTGGACCGTACGGTCTCCGGGGCGGGCGCCCGCGCCGCCCGCGGCGGCCTGCTCCGCGGGGCGCGCGGCTGGGTCGTCGCCCTCGCCGTGACCCTGCTCGTGGCCCTCACCGGACGGCTCGCCGGCCGCACCCTGTGGCCCGAGGCGTGGCACGTCGACATCACGGCGCCCGTGAACCGGGCCGTCGAGTGGATGACCGCCCACCTGTACTCGGGCGTGCCCGTCGTCGGCGGCACCGCCGACTGGGCCGGCCGGTTCACCACCTGGGTCCTCGACCCGGTGCGGGCCGGGCTCCAGGCGCTGCCCTGGTGGGGCGTCCTGCTCCTGGTGGGTGTGCTCGCCCTGGCCGTCGGGACGTGGCGTACGGCGCTGACGGCCGTCCTCGCGATGGCGGCGATCGGCGGGCTCGGCGTGTGGGACGCGTCCCTGGACACGCTGTCGCAGGTGCTGGCCGCCGTGGCCGTCACGCTCGCCCTGGGCTTCGCCGTCGCGGTCGCCGCCGCGCGCAGCGCCCGCGTCGAGCGGCTGCTGCGGCCGGTGCTGGACGTGTTCCAGACGCTGCCGCAGTTCGTGTACCTGATCCCCGTGGTCGCGCTGTTCGGCGTGGGCCGCGCCCCGGCGGTGGCCGCCGCCGTGGTGTACGCGCTGCCCGCCGTCGTCCGCATCACCACGCAGGGCCTGCGGGGCGTGGACCCGGTCGCGCTGGAGTCGGCGCGGTCCCTGGGCGCCACCGGGCTCCAGCAGCTGCGCCAGGTGCAGCTGCCGCTCGCCCGCCCGGCGCTGCTGCTCGCGGTGAACCAGGGCGTGGTGCTCGTCCTCGCGGTCGTCATCATCGGCGGCCTCGTCGGCGGCGGGGCGCTCGGCTACGAGGTGGTCTACGGCCTCGCGCAGGGCGATCTGGCGACCGGCCTGGTGGCGGGCGCGGCGATCGTCTGCCTGGGCCTGGTCCTGGACCGCGTGACCCAGCCGACGGAACGACGAACTGCCGGAAAGGGGGCCTGA
- a CDS encoding helix-turn-helix transcriptional regulator produces the protein MSEQVHNRLAVVRAERKVSRQALAEAVGVHYQTIGYIERGQYNPSLDLALKLAAYFRLPVEALFSLEPFQPLTNEIYGVNGRNQ, from the coding sequence ATGAGCGAGCAGGTGCACAACAGGCTGGCCGTGGTCAGAGCTGAGCGGAAGGTGTCGCGTCAGGCTCTCGCCGAAGCCGTCGGCGTCCACTACCAGACCATCGGCTACATCGAGCGCGGGCAGTACAACCCCAGCCTCGACCTGGCGTTGAAGCTGGCCGCGTACTTCCGGCTGCCGGTGGAGGCGCTGTTCTCCCTGGAGCCGTTCCAGCCGCTCACGAACGAGATCTACGGGGTAAACGGGAGGAACCAATGA